Proteins encoded within one genomic window of Halodesulfurarchaeum formicicum:
- a CDS encoding glycosyltransferase family 2 protein, whose protein sequence is MTVDPTTPPERGAVGLSVVIITENEEDRVRECIESVFEACRAVPSFEVILVDSASTDRTVEYAAEYPITVLRIPEEHTVSCGAGRYVGDRVARGELVLHVDGDMTLTKSWLPRAIEQLGDPQVVAVEGNLDTSTQTGVKDVDKVGGVMLYDATALAAVGGFDPYLLGYEDVDVGFRLKEAGYRLVRLPEVSAVHNAGEGFSEPVQRWRQGYLIAPGQTVRKWAHSPSMLWRLIRRQRYKVALGIWLGVGVLSLLSGTMLLGWLLLSLVGFGVVASKLGIVGAARIFLAKGMGVVGLIEGLRTPTPPAEEYPLDAVEVLREGQVHEGAIATDDR, encoded by the coding sequence ATGACGGTCGACCCGACGACCCCGCCGGAGCGCGGGGCAGTGGGGCTGTCGGTCGTCATCATCACCGAGAACGAGGAGGATCGCGTGCGGGAGTGTATCGAATCGGTGTTCGAGGCGTGTCGGGCCGTCCCGTCGTTCGAGGTCATCCTGGTCGACTCGGCCTCGACCGACCGGACCGTCGAGTACGCCGCCGAGTACCCGATCACGGTGCTTCGCATTCCCGAGGAGCATACCGTCTCCTGTGGGGCCGGTCGCTACGTCGGCGACCGCGTCGCGCGCGGCGAACTGGTGTTGCACGTCGACGGTGATATGACGCTGACCAAGAGTTGGCTCCCGCGTGCCATCGAACAGCTCGGCGACCCCCAGGTGGTCGCCGTCGAGGGGAACCTCGACACGTCCACCCAGACGGGCGTCAAAGACGTCGACAAGGTCGGCGGCGTCATGCTGTACGACGCGACCGCGCTCGCCGCGGTGGGCGGCTTCGATCCGTATCTGCTCGGCTACGAGGACGTCGACGTCGGCTTCCGGTTGAAGGAGGCGGGTTATCGCCTGGTCCGGCTCCCGGAGGTGTCTGCGGTCCACAACGCCGGGGAGGGGTTCTCCGAACCGGTCCAGCGCTGGCGACAGGGATATCTCATCGCACCCGGCCAGACGGTCCGAAAGTGGGCCCATTCCCCGTCGATGCTGTGGCGACTCATTCGCAGACAGCGGTACAAGGTGGCTCTCGGCATCTGGCTCGGTGTCGGCGTCCTGTCCCTTCTCTCCGGAACGATGCTTCTGGGGTGGCTGCTCCTGTCGCTGGTCGGGTTCGGCGTGGTGGCATCGAAGCTGGGAATTGTGGGTGCCGCCCGCATTTTCCTGGCAAAAGGGATGGGTGTCGTTGGACTCATCGAGGGACTGCGAACGCCGACGCCGCCCGCCGAGGAGTATCCACTCGACGCCGTCGAGGTCCTCAGGGAGGGCCAGGTGCACGAGGGGGCGATTGCGACTGACGACCGCTAG
- a CDS encoding VWA domain-containing protein produces MVQQNKRKQELSRFVPSGASAAIRVLGVVLILLIGMSVAGMGGVTAANGDSTVETTESAESAVDIVIVFDRSESTNEDRYHMAQEVDRLASRFDDAGIDARYGLVTYNEENRIEQPLTGDFASFEKAMHFPESGHVERASDAILTATNMDFRDDAERVIVVVTDEDDDSSNATRSTALSSLSGVDFIAVSPGTAVESSSLYHSPPSDNRSDNELRTMATQVDGDWIDEGQSAGVIVSEIATIAESTVDTEEDSSRYTPRESSSHSPAYSTVNHSANRTTAEVGDLIRFNKTIENVGSADGSYDAYLSHDGTILAEQTVSVPEDESRTISFVHQFEEAGEYEVLISHEPIATVTVTEPNNVTVDVRAAANESRVNGTITDAWTNDTVSIPMNDSGLVPSEVAVIENVTVAVGDVNVTPAHDVAFDFEVLANETPPNGTEPVSEHVAQVRYLTVNSTLGAGLDGVEFEYVASANETTLYGYDAANATWTPLNQTAVNETESMWHTNRSNASVYAVGVRQPSISVTDATLEATDIETGESTTALVTLSNEGVAAGTFNATLRVNDRALSVERTTVPAGENRTVTFAVAPEQPGEYAVEVVDGPSMTLQVDAPQTETPTATKTTTVPDASLTSVPGFGVGVALVAFIGAALLAGRRR; encoded by the coding sequence ATGGTACAGCAGAACAAACGAAAGCAGGAATTATCCCGGTTCGTTCCATCGGGGGCAAGCGCAGCGATACGCGTGTTGGGTGTCGTCTTGATCCTCCTCATTGGGATGTCGGTTGCCGGCATGGGTGGGGTGACTGCAGCCAACGGAGACAGCACCGTCGAAACAACCGAAAGCGCAGAATCGGCCGTCGACATCGTGATCGTTTTCGATCGTTCGGAGAGCACGAACGAGGATCGATACCACATGGCACAGGAGGTCGACCGGCTGGCCAGTCGGTTCGACGATGCAGGTATCGACGCTCGCTACGGCCTGGTCACCTACAACGAGGAAAACCGGATCGAACAGCCGCTGACCGGGGACTTCGCCAGCTTCGAGAAGGCCATGCACTTCCCCGAGTCGGGCCACGTGGAGAGAGCGTCCGACGCCATTCTGACGGCCACGAACATGGACTTTCGTGACGACGCCGAGCGGGTAATCGTGGTCGTGACCGACGAGGACGACGATAGCTCGAATGCGACCCGGTCCACGGCACTGTCGTCGCTGTCCGGGGTCGACTTCATCGCTGTCTCACCCGGAACGGCAGTGGAGAGTTCGAGTTTGTATCACTCGCCGCCGAGTGACAACCGCTCGGACAACGAACTCCGAACGATGGCGACCCAGGTCGATGGCGACTGGATCGACGAGGGCCAGTCCGCCGGTGTCATCGTTTCGGAAATCGCGACCATCGCCGAATCTACTGTCGACACCGAGGAGGACTCGTCACGTTACACTCCCCGTGAGTCCTCAAGTCACAGCCCCGCATACAGTACGGTCAACCACTCGGCCAACCGCACGACCGCCGAGGTCGGCGATCTGATTCGGTTCAACAAGACCATCGAGAACGTCGGGTCCGCCGATGGCAGCTACGACGCGTACCTCTCCCACGATGGGACCATTCTCGCCGAGCAGACGGTGTCGGTTCCCGAAGACGAGTCCCGGACCATCTCCTTCGTCCACCAGTTCGAGGAGGCCGGTGAATACGAGGTCCTCATCAGCCACGAACCGATCGCAACCGTCACCGTGACCGAACCGAACAACGTTACCGTCGACGTGCGGGCCGCGGCGAACGAGTCACGGGTGAACGGGACGATCACCGACGCCTGGACGAACGACACCGTCTCGATCCCGATGAACGACTCCGGGCTCGTTCCATCGGAGGTCGCGGTGATCGAGAACGTGACCGTCGCGGTCGGTGACGTGAACGTCACGCCCGCCCACGACGTCGCCTTTGACTTCGAGGTGCTCGCGAACGAGACGCCGCCGAACGGGACCGAGCCAGTGTCCGAGCACGTCGCCCAGGTCAGGTACCTGACCGTCAATAGCACGCTCGGGGCCGGCCTCGATGGCGTGGAATTCGAGTACGTGGCCTCGGCAAACGAAACGACGCTGTACGGCTACGATGCTGCAAACGCGACGTGGACGCCGCTGAATCAGACCGCCGTGAATGAAACGGAATCGATGTGGCACACCAACCGGAGTAACGCCTCGGTGTACGCTGTCGGGGTCCGTCAACCGTCGATATCGGTCACCGACGCGACGCTTGAAGCCACCGACATCGAAACTGGGGAGTCGACCACTGCGCTGGTGACGCTGTCGAACGAGGGTGTCGCAGCCGGAACCTTCAACGCCACCCTTCGAGTGAACGACCGCGCCCTCAGCGTCGAGCGGACCACCGTCCCCGCGGGGGAGAACCGGACCGTTACGTTCGCGGTCGCGCCCGAACAGCCCGGCGAGTACGCAGTCGAGGTGGTGGACGGGCCGTCGATGACCCTCCAGGTCGACGCGCCCCAGACGGAGACGCCGACCGCGACGAAAACGACGACCGTTCCTGACGCGAGTTTGACGTCGGTCCCAGGGTTCGGCGTCGGGGTCGCGCTAGTCGCGTTCATCGGTGCAGCGCTCCTCGCAGGCCGCCGCCGCTAA